The sequence ATGTGGGCCCGGGTGTCGGACGGCATGATCACCGCGTCGACGTATCCGCGCTCGGCCGCCACGTACGGGTTCAGCAGGGCGTCCTCGTAGTCGGCGATGAGTCCGGCGCGGGTGGCCTCCGCCTCGTCGGGGTCCGTGACCGCGGCGATGGTGCGGCGGTGCAGGATGTTCACCGCGCCCTGGGCGCCCATCACCGCGATCTGCGCGGTCGGCCAGGCGACATTGATGTCGGCGCCCAGGTGCTTGGAGCCCATGACGTCGTAGGCCCCGCCGAACGCCTTGCGGGTGATCACCGTGATCAGCGGGACGGTGGCCTCCGCGTACGCGTAGATCAGCTTGGCACCGCGGCGGATGATGCCGCCGTACTCCTGGTCCACGCCCGGCAGGAAGCCCGGCACGTCGACGAAGGTCAGCACCGGCACGTTGAACGCGTCGCAGGTACGGACGAAGCGGGCCGCCTTCTCGCTCGCGTTGATGTCCAGGCAACCGGCGAACTGCATCGGCTGGTTGGCGACGATGCCGACCGGGTAGCCCTCGACGCGGCCGAAGCCGGTGATGATGTTCGGCGCGAACAGGGCCTGGGTCTCCAGGAACTCGCCGTCGTCCAGCACATGCTCGATGGCGGTGTGCATGTCGTACGGCTGGTTCGCCGAATCCGGGATGAGGGTGTCCAGCTCGCGGTCCTCGTCCGTGGTGGCCAGGTCGGCCTCCTCCGGGAAAGCGGGCGCCTCGGAGAGGTTGTTCGAAGGGAGGTACGAGAGCAGGGACTTGACGTACTCGATCGCGTCCTTCTCGTCCCCCGCCATGTGGTGCGCCACACCGGACGTGGTGTTGTGCGTACGGGCGCCGCCCAGCTCCTCGAAGCCGACGTCCTCACCGGTGACCGTCTTGATGACGTCGGGTCCGGTGATGAACATGTGGGAGGTCTGGTCGACCATCACCGTGAAGTCGGTGATCGCGGGGGAGTAGACGGCCCCGCCCGCGCACGGACCGACGATCAGCGAGATCTGCGGGATCACACCCGAGGCGTGCACATTGCGGCGGAAGATCTCGGCGAACAGACCGAGGGCGGCCACCCCCTCCTGGATGCGGGCGCCACCGCCGTCGTTGATGCCGATGACCGGACAGCCGGTCTTCAGGGCGAAGTCCATGACCTTGACGATCTTCTCGCCGTAGACCTCGCCGAGCGAGCCGCCGAAGATCGTGAAATCCTGCGAGTACACGCAGACGGGGCGGCCGTCGACCGTGCCGTAGCCGGTGACGACACCGTCTCCGTACGGCCGGTTCTTCTCGATGCCGAAATTGGTGGAGCGGTGCCGGGCGAACTCGTCGAGCTCCACGAAGGAACCCTCGTCGAGCAGGAGATCGACCCGCTCGCGGGCGGTCAACTTGCCCTTGGCGTGCTGCTTCTCGACCGCGCGGGCGGAGCCGGCGTGCGTCGCTTCGTCAATGCGGCGCTGCAGGTCCGCGATCTTGCCCGCGGTGGTGTGGATGTCGCTCTGCGGCTCGGACATCGGGTGGCGGCTCCCTGCCTGGTCACGGGGACGACTGGTACCGGTCACGGGGAACGGGCCGGTACTCCGTACAGCTGACGGGTCAGTACTACTCCGTACAGCTACTGACGCGTCATGGCTACTGACTCGTAGCGTATCGGCGCCGATACGGTTCGGCAGTGCGTCGTTTGCCACACCTAGGCTGGCTTGCATGACATCACCGGATGCGCCACACAACCGCTGGTCGGACCTGGACCGGCCGCCCCTGAACGTCGCCGCGCTGCGCCGCGGACTGCTGCGGCCCGGCGGGCTGTGGAGCTCACTGGACGTGGTGGAGTCGACCGGCTCGACCAACTCCGACCTCGCCGGGCGCGCCGATGACCTGGCCGAGGGCACGGTCCTGGTCGCCGAGGAGCAGACCGCGGGGCGCGGGCGTCTGGACCGGGCCTGGACGGCGCCGTCGCGCTCGGGGCTGTTCTTCTCCGTCTTTCTGACGCCGCGTGAGGTGCCCGTGGAGCGCTGGGGCTGGCTGCCGCTGCTGGCCGGGGTCGCCGCCGCGACCGGGCTCGCCAGGTCCGCGGGTGTCGACCTGGCACTGAAATGGCCCAACGACCTCCTGGTCACCGTCCCCGGGGACCTCGGCCACCCCCGGCCCGGGGAGACACCGGCGGGCGCGGAACGCAAGGCGGGCGGCATCCTCGCCGAGCGCGCCGGGGCCGGTGTCGTCATCGGCATGGGCATCAACGTCTCGCTCCGCGCGGCGGAACTGCCCGCCCCGACCGCGGGCTCGCTGGCGCTGGCCGGCGCGGTCTCCACGGACCGGGAGACGCTGCTGCGGGCCGTCCTGCGGTCGCTGGAGGAGTGGTACGGGACATGGCGCGCGGCGGGCGGGGACGCCGCGGCGAGCGGACTCCAGGAGGCGTACGCGGCGGGCTGCGCGACCCTGGACCGGACCGTACGGGCCCAGCTGCCCGGCGACCGGTCGATCGTCGGCGAGGCCGTCGCGATCGACGGCGACGGCCGCCTCGTGCTGTCCACCGGCGGGGGACTCATGGAACCGGTGTCCGCGGGCGACATCGTGCACCTGCGGGGCGCGGAGGGCGGTCTGACCTGAGAACGGGTGAAATCGGTGCGGTGCGGGCCGCGGCGGAATACTGCAAATACGGGAGATGTCACGTGCGACGCACCCGTACCGGGCAACCGGGGACGTGAGCTAGGGCACATCTGCCGTATCGTTGAGGCGATCCAGCGACAGATCGGCAGGGCAGTGCGCAGGGAACGGGCAGGAGGCGGCTGGTGACCGTCGACGACACGACCTCCGGCGAGGGCGCGGAGCCCCCTTCGGAACCCTCGGTCCACGCCACACCGCATCACGAGGTCGATCACACGGTGGAACCGACCGACGACCCCCTCGCGATCCGGCTCGAACAGCTGATCCTCGGGGCCGACCGCCGCTACACCCCCTTCCAGGCGGCCCGCACCGCCGGGGTCTCCATGGACCTGGCGTCCCGGTTCTGGCGGGCCATGGGCTTCGCCGACATCGGGCAGGCCAGGGCGCTCACCGAGGCCGATGTGCTGGCGCTGCGCCGGCTCGCCGGTCTGGTGGAGGCGGGGCTGCTGAGCGAGCCGATGGCGATCCAGGTGGCCCGGTCGACCGGGCAGACCACCGCCCGGCTGGCGGAGTGGCAGATCGATTCGTTCCTGGAGGGGCTGACCGAGCCGCCCGAGCCGGGGATGACCCGTACCGAGGTCACGTATCCGCTGATCGAGCTGCTGCTGCCGGAGCTGGAGGAGTTCCTGGTCTATGTGTGGCGGCGTCAGCTCGCCGCGGCCACCGGCCGGGTCGTGCAGGCGGCCGACGACGACGAGATGGTCGACCGGCGGCTCGCCGTCGGCTTCGCCGACCTGGTGGGCTTCACCCGGCTGACCCGGCGGCTGGAGGAGGAGGAGCTCGGCGAACTCGTCGAGGCGTTCGAGACCACCTCCGCCGACCTGGTCGCGGCCCACGGCGGGCGGCTCATCAAGACCCTGGGCGACGAGGTGCTGTTCGCCGCCGACGACGCGGGCACGGCGGCCGAGATAGCGCTGCGGCTGATCGAGGCCATGGCGCAGGACGAGACGATGCCGGCGCTGCGGGTCGGCATCGCGTTCGGCACGGTCACCACCCGGATGGGCGATGTCTTCGGTACGACGGTGAACCTGGCCAGCCGGCTCACCTCGATAGCCCCGAAGGACGCCGTGCTGGTCGACGGGGCCTTCGCCAAGGAGCTGACCCGCACCGGTGACGCGCCCGCGTCCGAGGCGCAGGCCGCCGAGGAGGTCGCGGCCCACGCCGAGCGGGCCCGGCTCGCCGAGAAGGAGGGCCGGGTGGTCGAGGACGCCCCGCCCCTGCCCACGTACCGCTTCGGACTCCAGCCGATGTGGCAGCGCCCGGTGCGCGGACTCGGGGTCGTGGAGCCCTGGCTGCTGGCCCGGCGGGGCAAGACCGGGAGCTGACGCGTTCCCGCGCCGGGCGGTGTTCCGGCGCGGCCCTGTGCGCTGCCGGGCGCCGCGAGCGTCCTTACGGTGTCGGCCGGTCCTGTCTAGGATCCCTCGGTAACGCTCGTTAACCGGAGGGGTGCAGTCATGACCGTCACGTCGGAGCAGCGGTTCGGGGAGTTCGTCGTCGTACGGCGGCACGAGGGCCAGGAGCACGTCGCCGAGCTGGTGCTCGACCGGCCCAGGGCCATGAACGCGGTGTCCACGGAGATGGCCCGCTCCCTCGGGGCCGCCTGCGAGGCGCTGGGCGCCGACCGGGATGTACGCGTCACCGTCCTCACCTCCAGTCATGACCGGGCCTTCTGTGTGGGCGCGGACCTCAAGGAGCGGAACTCCTTCACCGATGCCGAGCTGATGCGGCAGCGGCCCACCGCGCGGGCCGCGTACACCGGGGTGCTCGAACTGCCGATGCCGACGATCGCCGCCGTGCACGGCTTCGCGCTCGGCGGTGGCTTCGAACTCGCCCTGGCCTGCGATCTGATCGTGGCCGACGGCACCGCCGTGGTGGGCCTGCCCGAGGTGTCGGTCGGAGTGATCCCGGGCGGCGGCGGTACGCAGCTGCTGCCCCGCCGGGTCGGTGCGGCGCGCGCCGCGGAGCTGGTCTTCACCGCGCGCCGGGTGGAGGCGGCCGAGGCCCGCGAGCTGGGGCTGGTCGACGAACTGGTCGACGCGGGCCGGGACCGGGAGGAGGCGCTGGCGCTCGGCGGCCGGATCGCGGCCAACTCCCCGGTCGGGCTGCGCGCGGCCAAGCGGGCGCTGCGGCTGGGACACGGGCTGGATCTGCGGACGGGTCTGGAGGTCGAGGACTCGGCCTGGCGGTCGGTGGCCTTCTCCGGGGACCGGGTGGAGGGGGTGGCCGCCTTCAACGAGAAGCGCCGCCCGAACTGGCCCGGGGAGTGACGAGGTGACGTTCCGTGATCGATGGTGACGTCAGGTGAGGCGCGCTGAAGATTGTTAAGCCCTCAAGATGATCAAAATGGAACAAATCTACATAAGCTGTGCAAATGGGTGGTGACGATGCGCGCCTGAGGGCCGTGGTTTCGCTGGCGCAGACGATGGCGGCTGCCTACACCCCGCGCGAATCGTGGCGGGCTGCGGCGTTGGGGGCCTGCGAGGCGCTGGGCGGCGGCTTCGCCGCGCTCTCCGTGTGGGAGCGCGACCGGGGCAGGCTGAGGGTGCTGGTGAACGCGGGGCGGCGCGACGAGGCGGAGGAGGAGTTCCCCGAGCGCGAGGTGTACCCGGTGCACCAGTTCCCGGAGATCACCGAGTTCCTGCACGAGCGGTGGGCGGGCGGCGGTGAGCCCGACGCGTGGGTGGAGACCGCCGACGGCCTGCCGGGCGCGGGCGGCCCGGCCCGCGGCGCCCGCCCGTACTGCCATCAGCGGGTCGCGGCCCTGCGGCGGCGCGGGCGCGGCTGCTGTGTGGTCGCGCCGATCGTGCTGCACGGGCGGGCCTGGGGCGAGCTGTATGTGGCGCGCCAGGCGGGGGAGCCGGTGTTCGACCGGGACGACGCGAACTTCGCGACCGTGCTGGCCGCCGTCGTCGCGGCCGGGATCGCCCAGACGGAGCGCCTGGAGGAGGTCCGCAAGCTCGCCTTCAGCGACCCGCTGACCGGGCTCGCCAACCGTCGCGCCGTCGACATCCGGCTCGACGAGGCGCTGGAGCGCCACCGCACGGAGGGTGCCGTCGTCAGCCTGGTGGTCTGCGATCTGAACGGCCTCAAGGCGGTCAACGACACGCATGGCCATGCCGTCGGCGATCGTCTGCTGGAACGTTTCGGCTCGGTGCTGTCCCTGTGCGGGGCGATGCTGCCGGACGCCCTCGCGGCCCGGCTCGGCGGCGATGAGTTCTGCCTGCTCGTCGTGGGGCCCGGCGCGGACGACGTGGTCCGGGTCGCCACGGAGCTGTGCGAGCGCGCGGATGTGCTCGAACTCGGCGACGGGGTGGCCTGCGGGGTCGCGTCGACCGGTGACCCGATCGGTCCGGTGCGCTCGGCCCGCCGCCTGTTCCGGCTGGCGGACGCGGCGCAGTACCGGGCCAAGGCGGCACGCTCGGTGGGGCCGGTGGTGGCCGGGCGTGACGGCGAGGTGATCCGGCTGGCCGACTCGCCGCCGAAGGCCGCCCACGACCGGCGCAGGCTGCGCGGTCAGCGCCCCTGACCGGCTCCGGGCCGCGACGGGCGGTAAGGGGTCAACCGGGCAACCACTAGTGACATGTGGGCTTTCAGTCCGTACGCTTCTGAATATGGATATGCATACAGTCGTGGTGGGGACGTCCGGTACCACCGCCGAGGACGTCATCGCCGTGGCCCGCGGGGGCGCCCGGGTCGAGCTCTCCGCAGCCGCCGTGGAAGCCCTGGCCGCCGCCCGCCGGATCGTGGACGCGCTCGCCGCGAAGCCCGAGCCGGTCTACGGCGTCTCCACCGGCTTCGGCGCCCTCGCCAGCCGCCACATCAGCCCCGAACTGCGCGCCCAGCTCCAGCGCAACATCGTCCGCTCGCACGCCGCGGGCATGGGCCCCCGCGTCGAGCGCGAGGTCGTCCGCGCCCTGATGTTCCTCCGGCTGAAGACGGTCGCCTCCGGCCACACCGGCGTACGCCCAGAGGTCGCGCAGACCATGGCCGACGTGCTCAACGCGGGCATCACACCCGTCGTGCACGAGTACGGCTCGCTCGGCTGCTCCGGCGACCTGGCCCCGCTCTCGCACTGCGCCCTGACACTGATGGGCGAGGGCGACGCGGAAGGCCCCGACGGCATCGTGCGCCCCGCGGGTGAACTGCTGGCCGCCCACGGCATCGCACCGGTCGAACTGCGCGAGAAGGAGGGCCTCGCCCTCCTCAACGGAACCGACGGCATGCTCGGCATGCTCGTCATGGCCCTCGCCGACCTGAAGAACCTCTACACCTCGGCCGACATCACCGCCGCCCTCTCGCTGGAGGCGCTGCTCGGCACCGACAAGGTCCTCGCCCCGGAACTGCACGCCATCCGCCCGCACCCGGGCCAGGGCGCCAGCGCCGACAACATGCTGCGGGTGCTGGCGGGTTCGGGCCTCACCGGTCACCATCAGGACGACGCGCCCCGCGTCCAGGACGCCTACTCCGTGCGCTGCGCCCCGCAGGTCAACGGCGCGGGCCGGGACACCCTCGCGTACGCGGCCGTGGTCGCCGGCCGTGAACTGGCCTCCGCCGTCGACAACCCGGTAGTGCTCCCCGACGGCCGGGTGGAGTCCAACGGCAACTTCCACGGCGCCCCCGTCGCGTACGTCCTCGACTTCCTCGCCATCGTCGCCGCCGACCTCGGCTCGATCGCCGAGCGCCGCACCGACCGGCTCCTGGACAAGAACCGTTCGCACGGGCTGCCGCCGTTCCTCGCCGACGACCCCGGGGTGGACTCGGGGCTGATGATCGCCCAGTACACCCAGGCGGCCCTGGTCAGTGAGATGAAGCGGCTCGCGGTCCCCGCGTCCGCCGACTCGATCCCGTCCTCCGCGATGCAGGAGGACCACGTCTCCATGGGCTGGTCGGCGGCGCGCAAGCTCCGTACGGCCGTCGACAACCTCGCCCGGATCGTCGCCGTCGAGCTGTACGCGGCGACCCGCGCCGTCGAGCTGCGCGCCGCCGGAGGTCTCACCCCGGCCCCCGCCTCGCAGGCCGCCATCGCCGCGCTGCGCGCCGCCGGGGTCCAGGGGCCCGGCCCGGACCGCTACCTCTCCCCGGACCTGGCCGCCGCCGACGCCTTCGTACGCGAGGGGAAGCTGGTGCAGGCCGTGGAACCGGTCACCGGGCCGCTGGCCTGAGCCGGCGCGCGTACGGCCACCGTCGTACGCCGTCGTACACGTCGCCGTACCCACGGAGGAGAGGGCTGCCGCACCGGACAGTGCGGCAGCCCTCTCCTCCGTGCGGGTGCCCTCAGAGCGCCGGGCGTACCGTGCCGCGGCGCACCGAGTAGGTGACGAAGCCCGCGCCGATGCCCAGCAGTGCCGTACCGCCGATCAGGTACGGCGTGGTGTCGACCCCCGTGCCGGTGTCGGCGAGGGTCTCGCCGGAGCTGTCGTCCCCGGCGGTCGCGGGCTGTGCCGCCAGGTGTGCGGATCCGTTCGCCCCGGTCTGCCGCGCCGTCCCGTCGACGGTCGCGTTGGCCGAGGGGACGAACCAGAGAGCGCCGAGCAGGGTCCCTGCGGCGGTGGTGGTCAGCAGTGTGCGACGAGCGACGGACACAGAATCGATCCCCTTGCGACAACCATGAGTTAGCCCCGTGGGCCGATGCTAAGCAAAGCAGCGGGTCGTAGGAAAGTCGCGGACGGAAGGAGCCTTACGCTCCGGCTTATGAGCACTTCAGAGACATCCAGATTTGTTCGTCTTCGTGTGGAGATGGTGCTGGAGATCACCGACCCCGACGCCCTGACCGGTACCGCCCTCGAAAGCATCGCCGCCGAGTACGGGGAGCCCGTCGCCGGGATCACCGAGGGGGACACCGCCGAGGAACGCCTCCGTGCCGAGGCCACCGTCCGGACCGACCCGGCGGAGGCCCTCGCCTCGCTGGTGGACCCGTTCGACCTGGTCAGCGAGGTGCCGGGGATCGAACTCGCCCAGGCGTCCTGGAGCAGCGAGACCGTCGACTACGACCCCGACGCGGAGGGCTGGGACGACGACGAGGACGAGGACTACCTCGGCGAGGACATCCTCTACGAGCACGAGCCGGAGGAGGACGGCGACGACGCTGGCGGCGAGGTCGCGCACAATGGGAAGGAAGAAGACGAGAGAAGCGGCGCGGTACGGCAGGGCTGACGTGTGAGGACACCGGCCCCGGCCCGCTCACCCGCGGACCGGGGCCGCGCTGTGTCCACGGCCGGACAAGCACAGACGGGCCGGGAACCACCGCTGCCACCGCCGCGTCGATGAGTGGTGTTCCCCACATCTGTGATGGATGAGGAACCGAGCACCCGTTCCGGGTGTTCTTGGAACATTGACGGGTAATCGCCGTCCGGCGGACCCGTTCGGGGATTTTGGGGAATCGGCAACGATGGAGAAGCGTGTGATGACGGACAGCAAGCGGCGCAGGGGCCTCGCGGCCGCGTCCGTACTGCTCGGTGGCGTGCTGGTGCTTTCGGCCTGTAGCGACGGCGACAAGGACGCGAGCGCCGACAGCTCGAAGACGTCGCAGGCGCAGGAGGTGGACAAGGCGGCCGCCGAGGACGCCTCCGAGGCGCAGATAGCGATCAAGCCGAAGAACGGCGCCACCAACGCCAGCATCAACAACGACGCCAAGGTCACCGTCACCAAGGGCAAGCTGACCGAGGTCACCATGACCACCGCGGCCGGCGACACCGTCAAGGGCGCCCTGTCGGCCGACGGCACGAGCTGGGAGCCGGCCGGTCAGCTGGAGCGCTCCACCACGTACAAGATCAACGCGACGGCGAAGGACTCGAAGGGCCGCGAGGCGCACGAGAACAGCTCCTTCACCACCGTGTCGCCCGCCAACAGCTTCATCGGGAACTTCACCCCCGAGGACGGCTCCACCGTCGGCGTCGGCATGCCGGTCTCGATCAACTTCAACAAGGCGATCACGGACAAGAAGGCCGTCCAGGACGGCATCACCGTGACGTCGAGCAGCGGCCAGCAGGTCGCCGGCCACTGGTTCAACTCGCAGCGCCTGGACCTGCGCCCCGAGGACTACTGGCAGGGCGGCTCCACCGTCACGCTGAAGCTGGCGCTGGACGGTGTCGAGGGCGCGGACGGCGTCTTCGGCGTCCAGCAGAAGACCGTCACCTTCAAGATCGGCCGCAACCAGGTCTCGACCGTCGACGCCCAGACCAAGACCATGACGGTCACCCAGGACGGCAAGACGATCAAGACCATCCCGATCTCCGCCGGTTCGCCCGACAACCCGACGTACAACGGTCGGATGGTGATCTCCGAGAAGTACAAGGAGACCCGGATGAACGGTGCGACCGTCGGCTTCACCGACGACGACGGCAAGGGCGAGTACGACATCAAGGACGTCCCGCACGCCATGCGGCTGTCGACCTCGGGCACCTTCATCCACGGCAACTACTGGGGCAAGGGCATCTTCGGCACGGCCAACACCAGCCACGGCTGCGTGGGCCTCGCCGATGTGAAGGGCGCGGGCGACCCCGGCCAGCCCGCCGCCTGGTTCTACAACAACTCGCTCATCGGTGACGTGGTCGTCGTCAAGAACTCCCCGGACAAGACGATCACCCCGGACAACGGCCTCAACGGCTGGAACATGAGCTGGGCCGAGTGGACGGCGGGCTCCGCCGGCTGACGCGCTCCCGCTCCTTCCCGATCCCCGTACGAAGGCGGCGGCACCCGGATCCCCACGGATCCGGGTGCCGCCGCCTTCGGCGTTTCCGGTCGTACGCCGCCTTCGGCGGACCCGGGCGTGCCCCGGCCTCCTGCGGGCGGATCCGCGCAACCCCGGTGTGTCCATGCGTACCCCGGCGTACGGAGGGCGTATCTGCGCGTGCTCCGGCGTACCGCGGGCGGATGCCTGCGCACCCCGGCGTTCTCATCCCGCTCTCATCGCGGCCTTATCTCCCCATCACGCCCGCTCCATAGCTTCACGCCATGTTCTTCACCTACCTCCGGCGTGAGCTGCGCCGCCGCAGAAAGGCGGCGCTCGTCGTCGCCTCCGGGCTCGCCCTGGGCATTGCGCTGGTCATCGTCGTCAGCTCGGTCTCCTCCGGCATGACCAAGGCGCAGGACAAGGTCCTGCGGTCGCTGTACGGGCTCGGCACGGACATGACCGTGACCAAGGCCGCCGCCGCTCCGGGCTCGGCCTCCGAGCGCCCCCGGTTCGAGTTCGATGCCAAGGACAGCGACGACGACACGACCCAGAGCACCGACCGGGTGATGGTGCAGGGCTTCCGGACGCTCGCCGCCGGCACGGTCGGCGAGGTCGGCGAGCAGGAAGGGGTGGCGGACTCCGTCGGCGGGCTGAGCCTGGTCGTGATGAAGGTCGACGGACAGTTCAGGCGCGGTGAGTTCAAGCAGTCCGACGGAGCGGGAGCGGACCGGGAGGGCCGGACGGGTCCCGGCGGCGGCCAGGGCGGCGGCGGGATGCCGCAGGGCGAGGTCCGGGGCGGCGGCGCCTCCTTCGACGTCAACTCCTTCACCGTGTACGGCACCGATGTCACCCGGCGGGACCTCGGCCCGCTGACCTCCTCCACCATCACCGCGGGCCGCACCTTCAAGGCCACCGAGACCGACGCCGACGTCGCGGTCGTCGACGCCTCGTACGCCAAGGAGAAGAAGCTCGCGGTCGACAGGACCGTGAAGATATCCGGCACCACGTACAGGATCGTCGGGATCTCCACGGCCGACAGCGGTGACGCGGCGGCCAACGTCTACCTCCCGCTGAAGCAGGCGCAGACCCTCGCCGACTCCAAGAACAAGATCACCACGGTCTATGTCAAGGCCACCGGCTCGCAGGCGATCGACAGCGTCAAGTCCACCATCCAGAAGAACATCCCGGGCACCACCGTCACCACCTCCGCAGACCTCGCCGACACCGTCTCCGGCTCCCTGTCCACCGCCTCCGACCTGGCCTCCAGCGTCGGCAAGTGGCTCTCCGTCGCCGTACTCGTCGCCGCCTTCCTGGTGGCCGGACTGCTCACCTCCGCCGCCGTCAGCCGTCGCGTACGGGAGTTCGGCACGCTCAAGGCGCTCGGCTGGAAGAGCGGCCGGGTCACCCGCCAGGTCGTCGGCGAGGCCCTCGTCAACGGGCTCATCGGCGGCGTCCTCGGCATAGCCGTCGGGCTCGGCGGCGCCTACCTGGTGACCGCCGTCAGTCCCACCCTCACCGCGCAGCTCGGCGCCACCGGGGGCGGGGGCGGCGGCCGGATGGGCGGCGCGCTCGTCGGAGGACCCGGCGGCCAGGGCGCGGCCAAGACCCTCGACATCGCCCTGACCGCACCCGTCTCCCTCACCACCATCGTCACCGCCGTCGGGCTGGCCGTCGCGGGCGGACTGATCGCGGGCGCCTTCGGTGGCTGGCGCGCCTCGCGGCTGCGCCCGGCCGACGCCCTGCGCCGCGTCGAGTAGCGGCACCGCGTCGAGCGGTCCGCCGATTCGAACAGAGCCCCGCGCCGGACGTGCCCCTTCCGCCCCCGGTCGGCCGGTACGAACAGCGCCGACCGTCCAGCGGTGTGCCAGTACGAACAGCGCCGACCGTTCAACGGTGTGCCAGTACGAACAGCTCCGCCGTCCAGCAGTGCCGCTCCCGACCTCACCCTCCGTACGTACAGCAGGAGTCCACACGTGTACCAGCTCAGCGGCGTCACCAAGCGCTACCGGCGCGGCAAGACCACCGTCGACGCGCTCGCCGGTGTCGACCTGACCATCGAGGACGGTGGCAGGCTCGTCATCCAGGGGCCCACCGGCGGCGGGAAGTCCACCCTCCTCCAGATGCTCGGCGGTCTGGACCGGCCGACCGAGGGCTCCGTCGAACTCGACGGGGTCGACCTGGCGAAGCTCCCCGAGGCCAGGCTCACCAAGGTCCGGGCGGAGTCCATCGGCTTCGTCTTCCAGAGCTTCAACCTGATTCCCACCCTCACCGCCCAGGAGAACGTCGAGACCGCTCTCGTCCCGCTGGGCCTGGGGGCGAAGGCCCGCCGCGAACGGGCCTTCGAGGCCCTGGAGTCCGTGGGTCTCGGTGACCGGCCCGCCCATCTGCCGGGGGAGATGTCCGGCGGTCAGCAGCAGCGCGTCGCGATCGCGCGGGCGCTGGTGAAGCGGCCCAAGGTACTGCTCGCCGATGAACCCACCGGCAACCTCGACGAGTCCATGCGCGACGAGATCATGGAACTGCTCGACGGACTGTGGAAGGAGCACGGGCTGACCTTCGTGATGGTCACCCATGACAGCTCGATCGCCCGCAGAGCGCCCCGGCTCGCCACCATCCGCCAGGGCCGCGTCACCGTGACGGAGAACGCCTCGGCGTAAGACGGGTGCCGCCGGGGCTGGCCGGCCCGGCGATGTGGAGTGGCCCGTCGGTGTGGTGCGGTGCGGCAGGGCGGTGCGCTCCGGC is a genomic window of Streptomyces sp. NBC_01237 containing:
- a CDS encoding L,D-transpeptidase encodes the protein MEKRVMTDSKRRRGLAAASVLLGGVLVLSACSDGDKDASADSSKTSQAQEVDKAAAEDASEAQIAIKPKNGATNASINNDAKVTVTKGKLTEVTMTTAAGDTVKGALSADGTSWEPAGQLERSTTYKINATAKDSKGREAHENSSFTTVSPANSFIGNFTPEDGSTVGVGMPVSINFNKAITDKKAVQDGITVTSSSGQQVAGHWFNSQRLDLRPEDYWQGGSTVTLKLALDGVEGADGVFGVQQKTVTFKIGRNQVSTVDAQTKTMTVTQDGKTIKTIPISAGSPDNPTYNGRMVISEKYKETRMNGATVGFTDDDGKGEYDIKDVPHAMRLSTSGTFIHGNYWGKGIFGTANTSHGCVGLADVKGAGDPGQPAAWFYNNSLIGDVVVVKNSPDKTITPDNGLNGWNMSWAEWTAGSAG
- a CDS encoding ABC transporter permease — encoded protein: MFFTYLRRELRRRRKAALVVASGLALGIALVIVVSSVSSGMTKAQDKVLRSLYGLGTDMTVTKAAAAPGSASERPRFEFDAKDSDDDTTQSTDRVMVQGFRTLAAGTVGEVGEQEGVADSVGGLSLVVMKVDGQFRRGEFKQSDGAGADREGRTGPGGGQGGGGMPQGEVRGGGASFDVNSFTVYGTDVTRRDLGPLTSSTITAGRTFKATETDADVAVVDASYAKEKKLAVDRTVKISGTTYRIVGISTADSGDAAANVYLPLKQAQTLADSKNKITTVYVKATGSQAIDSVKSTIQKNIPGTTVTTSADLADTVSGSLSTASDLASSVGKWLSVAVLVAAFLVAGLLTSAAVSRRVREFGTLKALGWKSGRVTRQVVGEALVNGLIGGVLGIAVGLGGAYLVTAVSPTLTAQLGATGGGGGGRMGGALVGGPGGQGAAKTLDIALTAPVSLTTIVTAVGLAVAGGLIAGAFGGWRASRLRPADALRRVE
- a CDS encoding ABC transporter ATP-binding protein, whose translation is MYQLSGVTKRYRRGKTTVDALAGVDLTIEDGGRLVIQGPTGGGKSTLLQMLGGLDRPTEGSVELDGVDLAKLPEARLTKVRAESIGFVFQSFNLIPTLTAQENVETALVPLGLGAKARRERAFEALESVGLGDRPAHLPGEMSGGQQQRVAIARALVKRPKVLLADEPTGNLDESMRDEIMELLDGLWKEHGLTFVMVTHDSSIARRAPRLATIRQGRVTVTENASA